In one Nisaea sediminum genomic region, the following are encoded:
- a CDS encoding restriction endonuclease subunit S, whose product MSAVTKIRDLVGREWPRVALGEITAPIKKQDPKRQRNQKSFRYVDISSVDKDVKQIADVPTVASQDAPSRARQVLQAQDVIVSTVRPNLNGVAMVPGELTGSIGSTGFSVLRAKQNALLPSYLFQVTKTPGFVEYLVRNSTGANYPAVTDKVVRSFEIPLPPLEEQRLIAAILDKADAIRRKYDQALAHSNAFLRSVFLEMFGDTLNNSAQLPMAPLGDHLDFLTSGSRGWAKYYVSEGSSFIRIQNVRSDAFDENDLAHVIPPNTAEANRTRVQPGDVLLSITADLGRVAVVPDDIGDAYINQHLALLRTSSIEPEFLASALSSRGPQHEFKRLDRSGVKSGLNFDDIRSVPIAVPPRSQQQDWVRIKQAVRKTKKRLTENEKYCVNLANALSQNLLH is encoded by the coding sequence ATGAGCGCTGTGACGAAGATACGAGACCTAGTCGGTCGCGAATGGCCAAGGGTTGCGCTAGGGGAGATCACCGCGCCGATCAAGAAACAAGACCCAAAACGTCAGCGAAACCAGAAGTCATTCAGGTACGTGGACATCTCATCGGTCGACAAGGATGTAAAGCAAATAGCGGATGTTCCAACTGTTGCAAGTCAAGACGCACCAAGCCGAGCACGACAGGTACTGCAAGCACAGGACGTAATCGTATCTACAGTTCGACCAAACCTGAATGGCGTCGCCATGGTTCCAGGCGAGCTTACTGGGAGCATAGGGTCCACAGGTTTCTCTGTGCTCCGAGCTAAACAGAACGCTCTTCTTCCGAGTTACCTATTTCAGGTTACGAAGACGCCGGGTTTTGTGGAATACCTCGTCAGGAATTCCACTGGGGCGAACTACCCTGCGGTTACCGACAAAGTGGTTAGATCTTTCGAAATCCCCCTCCCGCCACTAGAGGAGCAGCGGCTTATCGCTGCCATCCTCGACAAGGCCGACGCCATTCGACGCAAATACGACCAAGCCCTCGCTCACTCCAATGCCTTCCTGCGCTCCGTCTTCTTGGAGATGTTTGGCGATACTCTTAATAACTCCGCTCAATTACCTATGGCTCCACTTGGAGATCATCTTGATTTTTTAACAAGCGGTTCACGAGGGTGGGCGAAGTACTATGTCTCTGAAGGCAGTAGTTTCATTAGAATTCAGAACGTCCGTTCCGATGCGTTCGATGAAAATGACCTAGCTCACGTAATTCCCCCAAACACTGCCGAAGCTAATAGAACACGGGTACAGCCTGGGGACGTGTTGCTCAGCATAACCGCAGACCTAGGCAGAGTTGCTGTTGTTCCAGATGACATCGGAGACGCATACATCAACCAGCACCTGGCGCTTCTCAGAACAAGTTCCATTGAGCCAGAGTTTTTGGCTAGTGCGTTGTCTAGTAGAGGGCCACAGCACGAGTTCAAGCGACTGGATCGATCGGGTGTGAAATCGGGTTTGAACTTCGACGACATCCGATCCGTGCCGATTGCCGTTCCACCACGGTCGCAACAGCAAGATTGGGTTCGGATCAAGCAGGCGGTGAGAAAAACGAAAAAACGGCTAACTGAGAATGAAAAATACTGCGTCAACCTAGCCAACGCTCTCTCCCAAAATCTACTGCATTAA
- a CDS encoding type I restriction-modification system subunit M produces the protein MITGKLRSQIDKLWEEFWTGGITNPLTVIEQITFLMFARMLDLREQKLERIQMRTGKDQDFLFNDDQQHLRWSKFKDLRSTQMLPLVRDEVFPHFRTVAMDGAVYAEYMKDAQLLIQKESLLVSAIGMVDALPLEDDDSKGDLYEYLLSKLTTAGINGQFRTPRHIIRFMVDMLEPKPTETVGDPACGTGGFLVGVAQYLWETYTSPDQVFVDPETGAKSYSGDKLEPYLDHVRRHMFHGFDFDTTMLRIAAMNLLLHGVDAPDIHYQDTLATGFTERFPKRARDAFDIILANPPFKGSLDEEDVHRSLTATVKTKKTELLFVALIIRMLKLGGRSAAVVPDGVLFGSSKAHQGLRQKLVDENQLEGVISLPSGVFKPYAGVSTAILVFTKGGRTDRVWFYEVEADGLSLDDKRNKVNANDLPDALDRWRERNAANVDHNDRTKKGFWVPVGEIREKKFDLSVSRYKEVVHEAQEYEPPMQILAKMKTLEAEILGDLNELEVMLKDAGVDRVEAAE, from the coding sequence ATGATCACGGGGAAACTGCGCAGCCAAATCGATAAGCTCTGGGAGGAGTTTTGGACGGGCGGCATCACCAACCCGCTGACCGTTATCGAACAGATCACATTCCTGATGTTTGCCCGCATGCTGGACCTGCGGGAGCAGAAGCTGGAACGCATCCAGATGCGCACCGGCAAGGATCAGGATTTTCTGTTCAATGACGACCAGCAACACCTTCGCTGGTCCAAGTTCAAGGATCTGCGTTCGACGCAAATGCTCCCGCTGGTTCGAGATGAAGTGTTTCCTCACTTCCGCACCGTTGCCATGGATGGCGCGGTCTATGCCGAGTACATGAAAGACGCCCAACTGCTGATCCAGAAAGAGAGCCTGCTCGTTTCCGCTATTGGCATGGTGGATGCACTCCCACTGGAGGACGATGACAGCAAAGGTGATCTCTATGAGTATCTACTCAGCAAGCTGACAACTGCCGGGATTAATGGCCAGTTCCGCACGCCGCGCCACATCATCCGCTTTATGGTGGACATGCTGGAGCCAAAGCCGACGGAAACCGTGGGCGACCCCGCCTGTGGCACCGGTGGGTTCCTCGTCGGCGTAGCTCAGTATCTTTGGGAGACCTACACATCTCCGGATCAGGTGTTTGTCGACCCCGAAACAGGCGCGAAATCCTATAGTGGCGACAAGCTGGAGCCCTATCTCGATCACGTCCGCCGGCACATGTTCCACGGTTTCGATTTTGACACCACCATGCTCCGTATCGCGGCAATGAACCTGCTCCTGCATGGCGTCGATGCACCAGACATTCACTATCAAGACACGCTCGCAACCGGCTTCACTGAACGGTTCCCGAAACGGGCACGTGATGCGTTCGACATCATCCTCGCCAACCCGCCGTTCAAGGGATCACTTGACGAGGAGGATGTGCATCGCTCTCTCACAGCCACAGTGAAAACTAAGAAGACCGAGCTGCTGTTCGTCGCTCTGATCATACGTATGTTGAAGTTGGGCGGACGGTCGGCGGCTGTCGTTCCGGACGGCGTCCTGTTCGGCTCCTCCAAGGCTCATCAGGGCCTGCGCCAGAAGCTTGTCGACGAGAACCAGCTGGAAGGGGTGATCTCGCTTCCCTCCGGTGTATTCAAGCCCTATGCAGGCGTCTCTACAGCCATCCTCGTTTTCACCAAGGGCGGACGCACGGACCGGGTCTGGTTCTACGAAGTGGAGGCGGACGGCCTCTCGCTCGATGACAAGCGCAACAAGGTGAACGCGAACGATTTGCCCGATGCACTGGACCGCTGGCGGGAGAGGAATGCGGCTAACGTCGATCACAACGATCGCACCAAAAAAGGCTTCTGGGTTCCTGTTGGGGAAATCCGTGAGAAGAAGTTTGATTTATCAGTCAGCCGCTACAAGGAAGTGGTCCACGAGGCTCAGGAGTACGAGCCTCCGATGCAGATACTGGCCAAAATGAAGACGCTGGAAGCCGAGATTTTGGGCGACCTCAACGAGTTGGAAGTCATGCTCAAAGACGCCGGGGTGGATCGGGTCGAGGCAGCGGAATGA
- a CDS encoding DEAD/DEAH box helicase family protein → MGGFAEQYAYSDPASSLVKLRTFGEQFTGALYLGLKLDRPYSRSFADLLAHPSFEKAIPTGVREKLHALRKHGNAGAHGETVASNTALWLVKEAALLSAWMAMNFLQVKKEELPTYIAPTPPADTKAVQEELDVRNSELEKIVAKHDQLKAEYEEAKLKVVELEAIQKKGQATADQLSFSEAETRTRLIDTALVGAGWDVGVDGADTGDVTQEEEVTGQPTDSGIGYVDYVLWGDNGRPLAVVEAKKTAVDPDKGRHQAKLYADALEKSHLQRPVIFYTNGYDIWMWDDAGGYPPRKLFGFYSKDSLEYLVGFQRDNKEGLAKLSPDAAIAGRLYQIETIKRVTETLSKQKRKALIVQATGTGKTRVAVALAELLIRAKWVRRVLFLCDRRELRKQAKNAFAEYLDEPITMVEGKKSRNDAARIHIATYPAMMQVFRSYDVGYFDLIIADESHRSVYNVYGDLFRYFDANQVGLTATPVEFVSRNTYGLFGCQDQDPTAHYPLERAVEESFLVPYEVYEYTTKFLRQGIKYNQLSDEQKKRLEEDGENAQSLDYDAPQVDAQIFNKDTNRMVIRNLMEHGIQDATGQRVGKSVIFARSHRHAILLQGLFDEMYPQFGGNFCQVIDNYDPRAEQLIDDFKGEGTNPNLTIAISVDMLDTGIDVPEIVNLVFAKPIKSKVKFWQMIGRGTRLCPDLFGPGKHKTVFRIFDHWQNFEFFEQNRPEAEPSQGRPLLQQVFEARLDLADAALNAAQPETFEWIAKIIRADIVALPDETIPVREKWEIRQTALQSGAIEGFAPTLVAAIRNDIAPLMKWVNIRGLADAYRFDLLVTQLQTAHLTGAASFQDLKDELLNQVNGLQFNLNQVKEKAETIRAIRKPEFWTNVTTETLEEARLELRGIMQFRDKSTMPPPVPPRVIDVEDTEAARQQRLARIKTIDMAVYKQRVEHALAELFETDATLKKIRRGEPVTEQDLTALTSLVLTQHPDVDLSVLADFYADLALPLDHILRTIIGMDQNAVRSRFTDFAQRYPALTAKQTRFLGMLQNHIAQYGVVEIERLYDQPFTRVDPDGPDGVFSEDSQIDDLLDIVRSFQPKTPHHPAEDQGA, encoded by the coding sequence TTGGGTGGCTTCGCGGAGCAATATGCGTACAGCGATCCGGCAAGCTCTTTGGTCAAACTGCGCACCTTCGGGGAACAATTCACGGGTGCGCTATACCTGGGACTTAAGTTGGATCGCCCCTATTCCCGCAGCTTCGCAGACCTGCTGGCCCACCCGAGCTTCGAGAAAGCCATTCCGACAGGCGTACGCGAAAAACTCCACGCATTGCGTAAGCACGGAAACGCTGGTGCCCATGGAGAAACCGTCGCCTCCAACACCGCATTGTGGCTAGTGAAGGAAGCAGCGTTGCTCTCCGCCTGGATGGCGATGAACTTCCTCCAAGTGAAGAAAGAGGAACTGCCCACTTACATCGCCCCTACACCTCCCGCAGATACCAAGGCGGTTCAGGAAGAATTGGATGTGCGCAACTCGGAGCTTGAGAAGATCGTTGCCAAGCACGACCAACTCAAAGCCGAGTATGAAGAGGCAAAACTCAAGGTCGTCGAATTGGAGGCGATCCAGAAGAAAGGCCAAGCCACGGCCGACCAGCTCTCCTTCTCTGAGGCAGAGACGAGGACTAGGCTTATTGACACTGCTCTCGTCGGCGCTGGTTGGGATGTGGGCGTTGATGGCGCTGACACTGGCGATGTCACGCAAGAAGAAGAAGTCACTGGCCAGCCCACGGATAGCGGCATCGGTTACGTGGATTACGTGCTCTGGGGCGACAATGGACGGCCCCTAGCCGTGGTCGAAGCGAAGAAGACGGCTGTTGACCCTGATAAAGGACGTCATCAAGCCAAGCTGTACGCCGATGCGCTTGAGAAATCCCATCTTCAGCGCCCGGTCATCTTCTACACGAACGGCTACGACATCTGGATGTGGGACGATGCCGGGGGGTACCCCCCGCGCAAGTTGTTCGGCTTCTACTCGAAGGACAGCCTGGAGTACCTGGTTGGGTTCCAGAGGGATAACAAGGAGGGTCTCGCGAAGCTTTCGCCCGACGCTGCCATCGCTGGGCGGCTTTATCAGATAGAAACCATCAAGCGCGTCACAGAGACCCTATCAAAGCAGAAACGAAAGGCCTTGATCGTACAGGCCACGGGCACAGGCAAGACCCGTGTGGCAGTCGCCCTTGCCGAACTACTCATCCGCGCGAAGTGGGTTCGCCGGGTTCTATTCCTCTGTGACCGCCGCGAACTGCGAAAACAAGCCAAGAACGCATTTGCAGAATATCTCGACGAACCGATCACTATGGTCGAGGGAAAGAAGTCACGAAACGATGCTGCACGCATCCACATCGCGACATACCCGGCCATGATGCAGGTTTTCCGCAGTTACGACGTCGGCTATTTCGACCTGATCATCGCCGATGAGAGCCACCGCAGCGTCTATAATGTGTATGGTGATCTGTTCCGTTATTTCGATGCCAATCAGGTCGGCTTGACCGCCACTCCCGTTGAGTTCGTCTCTCGGAACACTTACGGCCTGTTCGGCTGCCAGGACCAAGATCCGACGGCCCATTACCCTTTGGAGCGTGCGGTCGAAGAGAGCTTTCTGGTTCCTTACGAGGTGTACGAGTACACGACCAAATTCCTGCGCCAGGGGATCAAATACAACCAACTATCAGACGAACAGAAGAAGAGGCTTGAGGAAGACGGGGAAAACGCGCAGAGCCTCGATTACGACGCACCGCAGGTCGATGCCCAGATCTTCAACAAAGATACCAATCGTATGGTGATCCGGAACCTGATGGAGCACGGCATCCAAGATGCAACGGGCCAGAGGGTTGGAAAGTCGGTCATCTTCGCGCGCAGCCATCGGCACGCGATCCTGCTGCAAGGTCTATTCGACGAGATGTATCCGCAGTTCGGTGGAAATTTCTGTCAGGTCATCGACAATTACGACCCTCGCGCCGAGCAATTGATCGATGATTTCAAAGGTGAGGGAACGAACCCCAATCTGACGATAGCCATATCCGTGGATATGTTGGACACGGGCATCGACGTGCCGGAGATCGTCAATCTGGTATTTGCGAAACCGATAAAATCGAAGGTCAAATTCTGGCAGATGATCGGACGGGGCACGCGCCTCTGTCCGGACTTGTTTGGACCTGGGAAGCACAAGACCGTCTTTCGGATATTCGATCACTGGCAGAACTTCGAGTTCTTCGAGCAAAACAGGCCCGAAGCCGAGCCGAGCCAGGGGCGCCCTCTTCTTCAACAAGTGTTCGAAGCACGCTTGGATCTAGCCGATGCAGCCCTAAATGCTGCGCAACCCGAGACATTTGAATGGATCGCAAAAATCATCCGCGCCGATATCGTCGCGCTACCGGATGAGACCATCCCAGTTCGCGAAAAATGGGAGATCCGCCAGACTGCATTGCAATCCGGTGCCATCGAAGGCTTTGCACCGACACTGGTTGCCGCGATCCGAAACGACATTGCCCCACTCATGAAGTGGGTCAACATAAGAGGGCTCGCCGACGCCTATCGGTTCGACCTGTTGGTCACTCAGCTTCAGACAGCACATCTAACGGGCGCTGCATCCTTCCAAGACCTCAAGGATGAGCTGTTGAACCAAGTCAACGGCCTCCAGTTCAACCTCAATCAGGTGAAGGAGAAGGCAGAGACCATTCGTGCAATCCGGAAACCAGAATTCTGGACCAATGTGACAACCGAAACTCTTGAGGAAGCACGGCTCGAATTGCGCGGCATAATGCAGTTCCGCGACAAGAGCACAATGCCCCCCCCGGTGCCGCCCCGCGTCATTGATGTGGAAGACACAGAGGCCGCACGCCAACAGCGCCTTGCCCGGATAAAAACCATCGACATGGCCGTCTACAAGCAGCGGGTCGAACACGCACTGGCAGAGCTGTTTGAAACCGACGCCACTCTAAAGAAAATACGGCGAGGCGAACCTGTCACGGAACAGGACCTTACAGCCCTTACATCTTTGGTTCTGACGCAGCATCCGGATGTCGATCTTTCCGTACTCGCTGATTTTTATGCCGACCTCGCATTGCCTTTGGACCATATTTTGAGAACCATCATCGGCATGGATCAGAACGCGGTCCGCTCGCGTTTCACGGATTTCGCACAACGGTATCCAGCCCTGACCGCGAAACAGACGCGTTTCCTTGGGATGCTGCAGAACCACATTGCCCAATACGGCGTGGTCGAGATCGAGCGGCTATACGACCAACCGTTCACGCGCGTCGATCCGGATGGTCCCGACGGTGTGTTCTCTGAAGACAGTCAGATCGACGACTTGCTGGACATCGTACGATCGTTCCAGCCAAAAACACCTCATCACCCAGCTGAGGACCAAGGGGCATAA
- a CDS encoding LysR family transcriptional regulator gives MDWDKLRVFHAVAEAGSFTHAGETLNLSQSAVSRQISQLEDSLKVALFHRHARGLILTEQGETLYRTAREVFAKLAAAEASLSEGKELPRGPLKITTPVAFGSTWLASRIGRFLELYPEITVNLIIDDGELDLGMRQADVAIRLSPPRQPDLIQRHIKNIKLHLYASPSYLKQAGVPQTAEDLQNHRLVLFGDTPHPPFPNVNWLRDLATGGNRRVHMNTFAVNNYYAILRAVQGGVGIAAIPDYLAKEDSSLVRVMPDVEGPQVPAYFVYPEELRHSKRITVLRDFLIQEVAKTQF, from the coding sequence ATGGACTGGGACAAACTCCGGGTCTTTCACGCTGTCGCCGAGGCAGGCAGCTTTACCCATGCGGGTGAGACCCTCAATCTCAGCCAGTCTGCCGTCAGCCGACAGATCAGCCAGCTCGAAGACTCTCTCAAGGTCGCGCTGTTTCACCGCCACGCGCGCGGCCTGATCCTGACCGAACAGGGCGAAACGCTCTACCGCACTGCACGCGAAGTCTTCGCCAAGCTCGCAGCTGCGGAAGCCAGCCTCTCGGAAGGCAAGGAACTGCCGCGCGGTCCGCTCAAGATCACCACGCCGGTCGCCTTCGGCTCGACCTGGCTCGCCTCGCGCATCGGCCGTTTTCTCGAACTCTATCCCGAGATCACGGTCAATCTGATCATCGACGACGGCGAGCTCGACCTTGGCATGCGGCAGGCCGACGTCGCCATCCGGCTCAGCCCGCCGCGGCAGCCGGACCTGATCCAGCGCCATATCAAGAACATCAAGCTGCACCTCTATGCCTCTCCGTCCTACCTGAAACAGGCGGGCGTGCCGCAGACGGCGGAAGATCTGCAAAATCATCGGCTTGTACTGTTCGGCGACACACCGCATCCACCGTTTCCGAACGTCAACTGGCTTCGGGACCTGGCTACGGGCGGGAACCGGCGCGTGCATATGAACACCTTCGCGGTGAACAACTATTACGCCATCCTGCGCGCCGTACAGGGTGGGGTCGGGATCGCGGCGATCCCCGATTACCTGGCCAAGGAAGACAGCAGCCTGGTGCGGGTTATGCCGGACGTCGAAGGACCGCAGGTACCCGCCTATTTCGTCTATCCGGAGGAGCTCCGGCATTCGAAGCGGATCACCGTGCTGCGGGATTTCCTGATCCAGGAAGTCGCCAAAACGCAGTTTTGA